One window of Caldivirga sp. genomic DNA carries:
- a CDS encoding 2-oxoacid:ferredoxin oxidoreductase subunit alpha produces the protein MTVKLTWMIGGAQGSGVDTSASIFGNAVARAGYYIYGNREYHSNIKGRHSYFNLTISDVKMNSLSDEVNILATFDAETVFQHFTEVKDYIIYDKTLEGTKVSAVQSMEPERAEKIEKILTSSGYGTTIKDALNYAASRGVKVIPVDYGKIISEVASELKLPVSVVERTRNLIASAVSLRLLGIKLDYLRAALRVFFKNELYVRMNERASEKSYDLVQPAYNLAEIPVKGHRVQLDGNTAVAIGKIAGGLRVQTYYPITPAADESMFIEDNEVVDVIDPETKELRKAGVLVFQSEDELSAVNMAIGAALTGVRAATATSGPGFSLMAEGIGWAGMNEAPVVITYYMRGAPSTGMPTRGQQADLLFAVNVSHGEFPRIVIASGDHTEAFWDAIWALNLAERYQTPVIHLVDKFLANSYSIIDEEELDYRNKKIIDRGKLMFKEVNDYKRFEFTDDGISPRVPLGYAIMHYSGDEHNEYGIITEESENRIRMYEKRLRKLETADREIPEEQRLKVYGDESDIAVVTWGSPKGPAVDALQELKSEGINVQVIQVRMFNPYPRNLIRRLLEGKKMIINLEANYTAQAAQLMKLHTGIEPTHYVLKWNGRPITRTEVKWAIKHILSTNEKRVVLNGGA, from the coding sequence ATGACGGTTAAATTAACGTGGATGATAGGTGGGGCTCAGGGAAGTGGCGTCGATACGTCTGCAAGCATATTCGGTAATGCTGTAGCAAGGGCCGGATACTACATTTATGGTAATAGGGAGTACCACTCTAACATTAAGGGTAGGCACAGTTACTTTAACTTAACTATAAGTGATGTTAAGATGAATAGCCTATCCGATGAGGTAAACATACTGGCTACTTTTGATGCTGAGACAGTTTTCCAACACTTCACTGAGGTTAAGGACTACATAATATACGATAAGACCCTTGAGGGCACTAAGGTAAGTGCAGTGCAAAGCATGGAACCGGAGAGGGCTGAGAAGATTGAGAAGATACTGACTTCAAGCGGCTACGGTACAACAATAAAGGATGCGTTAAACTACGCAGCCAGCAGGGGCGTTAAGGTTATTCCAGTTGATTACGGTAAAATAATAAGTGAAGTTGCCAGTGAGCTTAAGTTACCTGTCTCAGTTGTTGAGAGAACTAGGAACCTAATAGCCTCAGCAGTATCATTGAGGTTACTTGGTATTAAGCTGGATTACCTAAGGGCAGCCTTAAGGGTCTTCTTCAAGAATGAACTCTACGTTAGGATGAATGAGAGGGCTTCAGAGAAGAGCTATGACCTTGTTCAACCAGCCTACAACCTTGCTGAAATACCGGTTAAGGGGCATAGGGTTCAATTAGACGGTAACACAGCAGTGGCGATAGGTAAAATTGCCGGTGGCCTAAGGGTGCAGACCTACTACCCAATAACCCCTGCCGCTGATGAAAGCATGTTCATTGAGGATAACGAGGTCGTTGACGTTATTGACCCTGAAACTAAGGAACTACGTAAGGCAGGCGTGCTTGTATTTCAGTCCGAGGATGAGTTGTCGGCAGTCAACATGGCTATCGGCGCAGCCTTAACGGGGGTTAGGGCAGCAACAGCAACATCTGGACCAGGGTTCTCACTGATGGCTGAGGGCATTGGCTGGGCCGGCATGAATGAGGCTCCAGTGGTTATAACATACTACATGAGGGGTGCCCCATCCACTGGAATGCCAACCAGGGGCCAGCAGGCCGACTTACTATTCGCCGTTAATGTTAGCCACGGTGAATTCCCAAGGATAGTCATAGCATCGGGGGATCACACGGAGGCCTTCTGGGATGCAATATGGGCGCTTAACCTAGCTGAACGCTACCAAACCCCCGTAATACACCTTGTTGATAAGTTCCTCGCTAACTCATACTCAATAATTGATGAGGAGGAGTTAGATTACAGGAATAAGAAGATTATTGATAGGGGTAAGTTAATGTTTAAGGAGGTTAATGATTATAAGAGGTTTGAGTTCACTGACGATGGCATATCACCGAGGGTTCCATTAGGCTACGCCATAATGCACTACAGTGGTGATGAACACAATGAATACGGTATAATAACTGAGGAGAGTGAGAACAGGATTAGGATGTATGAGAAGAGGCTTAGGAAGCTTGAGACCGCTGATAGGGAGATACCAGAGGAGCAGAGGCTTAAGGTTTACGGTGATGAATCAGACATTGCAGTGGTCACGTGGGGTTCACCGAAGGGTCCAGCTGTGGATGCATTACAGGAATTGAAGAGTGAGGGTATTAATGTGCAGGTTATTCAAGTGAGGATGTTCAACCCATACCCAAGGAACCTCATTAGGAGGCTACTTGAGGGTAAGAAGATGATTATTAACCTTGAAGCCAACTACACTGCCCAGGCGGCTCAATTAATGAAGCTTCACACAGGTATTGAACCAACACACTACGTGCTTAAGTGGAATGGAAGACCAATAACTAGGACTGAGGTTAAGTGGGCTATTAAACACATACTAAGCACAAATGAGAAGAGGGTGGTCCTAAATGGCGGTGCTTAA
- a CDS encoding MoaD/ThiS family protein — MEECRVKVKFAGVLVSFAGSESIDVDLKCGSTLRELLRRLAEVNPKLRRRLIEDDDLWPGVYVAINDTDVRLLNGLNTRLNNGDVILFLSYIHGG; from the coding sequence GTGGAGGAATGTAGGGTTAAGGTTAAGTTCGCCGGCGTACTAGTGTCGTTCGCTGGTTCAGAATCCATTGATGTGGATTTAAAATGCGGCTCCACGCTTAGGGAACTCCTGAGGCGATTAGCTGAAGTTAATCCGAAATTAAGGAGGAGACTTATTGAGGACGACGACCTTTGGCCAGGCGTTTACGTGGCCATTAATGATACTGACGTTAGGTTACTTAACGGGCTTAACACTAGGTTAAATAATGGTGACGTAATCCTCTTCCTATCCTACATACACGGGGGTTAG
- a CDS encoding MGMT family protein, with protein MKNAELLWRLGKSDLGLLVHRDFRGLVDKTIIVRISSILRKLNNVNITDYVEPDSLSVVRMAKIPNGNLGLVMLAMLAIPRGFVASYSDLAELLNMTPRLIGLFASRNPMPVLVPCHRVVNRDGTIGGYSAWHNDGRGIKALLLSMENVNVNGMKISKDHFIDASELKDNFYRIYNYYHSIISKYDSSEQSE; from the coding sequence GTGAAAAATGCTGAACTACTGTGGAGGCTGGGTAAGAGTGACCTGGGTTTATTAGTTCACAGGGACTTCAGGGGCTTGGTTGATAAGACGATTATTGTTAGGATTAGTTCAATCCTACGGAAGCTCAATAACGTTAACATTACTGATTACGTGGAGCCTGATTCACTATCAGTGGTTAGGATGGCTAAGATACCTAACGGTAACCTAGGCCTAGTTATGTTAGCCATGTTAGCCATACCAAGGGGCTTCGTAGCATCCTACAGTGACTTAGCTGAGCTCCTCAACATGACTCCACGCCTAATTGGCCTATTCGCCTCAAGGAACCCAATGCCAGTGTTGGTTCCATGCCATAGGGTTGTTAATAGGGATGGTACTATAGGTGGGTATAGCGCGTGGCATAATGATGGTAGGGGGATTAAGGCCCTACTTTTATCAATGGAGAACGTGAATGTTAACGGTATGAAGATCAGTAAGGATCATTTCATTGATGCGAGTGAACTTAAGGATAACTTCTACAGAATATACAATTACTACCATTCAATAATCAGTAAGTATGATTCTAGCGAGCAATCTGAATGA